The genomic DNA GTGTTCAGGCGCTTCACATCGGCACGCAGGCGCAGGGCCTCGCGGGCCTTGGCGATGGCCAGGTCGTAGTCCTTGCGCTCGTAGGCGCTGTAGGCTTCGTTGGCAACGGTATAGGCCGGGCCGGTCAGTGGCAGCGGCAACGTCTCGGCAAGCGCAAACGCAGGGATCAGGCTCAGCCCCGTGGCCAAAAAAGTCAGGAAGGGGCGGTTCATGCCGGGAGCTCCGTTGGGTAGAGATTATGCTGACGGGCCACCACTTGTTCGATGGTTGCCCGGGGCAGCACGCCGCTGTCCACCAGGTAATCGCCGATCCGGCCGTGGTGCTGCGGACGATATTGCAACATGGCACGGCTGAACTGATCGCGGTCGAGCAGGCCCATTTCGATCAGCAAGTCACCCAGCAGCGGCGCACTGGCATTCGGTACGGCGTGGCCGTTGCGTGCGGGCAACTGGCGCAACAAAGCGAGAATTTCACTTTCCCTGGCGATCAGTTGCACCGGCTCGCCGCCCAGTTCGGCGCTGACCTGCTGCAAGCCTTCGTCGGAAAGCGGATTGGCGACGGCGATCTGCTCCCGGCCTTCGCCATTGGGCCCCAAGGGAATCGCCCGCCAGCGCAACGCAAACTCGCTGGTCAGTGACGAGGTTGAGGCCGCGGTTTTTTCGGCCACGTCGAAGACCCGGGGCAGGTCATTCTGGAACGCGATGGCTTCGGCCAGGGTTTCATCGTCCAGCCAGCCGTTATTCAGCAGAATTCGCCCCAGCGGCACATTGCGCGACTGCTGTTCATCCAGGGCGCTTTGCAGGTGGGTGTCGGTAATAGCCTGCCAGGACAACAGCACGCTGCCCAAGCGGCGCGGCGCAATGGCGACCAGGTCGGTGGATGGGAAGTCATGCATGGTCTTGTCCCAGACCAGCTTGCGGTTCATCACCTTGCCCACCAGGAACATGCGCCAGGCCCGGGCGGCGGCCATGAAGTTGACGAAGTTGCCCACCAACATGCGTGGGATCGACAGCAAGCCGTGCTGCCAGCCGTACAACACCGTGGTGAAGTAGTAGCGATGCAGGATTCGCCAGGCCAGGGCAACGCCGTTGGCCAGCAACAGGTATTTGATTACGCTGCTGGTTTCAAAAGGCGTTGGGAAACTGACGTCCCACAAACCGCTGTTGCGCAAGATGATCAGGCCCAGCAGTTGCACCAGGATCGCGTAGGCAATGATGCTGATGAACGCTGTCACTACCCCCTTGCGGTCGCGAAACAGCAGGTATCGGTTGGCCAGCGAACCATTCCAGCCCATCTGCTCCCAGCCTTGCAAGCCGATGCCCAGGGTCCAGCGGGCCTTTTGCCGGAAGGCGGTGCGAAACGTGTCCGGGAAAAACTCGCGCACGCACAGTGGCATCGTCAGGGTCGATTCGTAGGGTTTGCGGAACCAGGATTTGCGCAGCACCCGGAACTGCACGGGGAAACGTACGAAGATCGCATTCATGCCCACCTTGGCCAAGCGCGCGCCCACGTCGTAGTCCTCGGTGAGACTGTCGGTGTTGAACGGCTGGTTTTCGGTTTCACCGGCCAGCACTCGCAGGGCGCGATGGGAGAAGCAGGTGCCGACGCCGGCCGAGGGCACGGTGTCGGTCATGCTTTCACGCACCACCAGATCCTTGCCATGCCATTCGGCGAACTCGTCCATGTAGACACCCGCCACCCATTCGTACCAATTGCGCTCCAGAGACACCACCGGCAACTGGATCATGTCCTTGCGCGGCAACAGGTAGTTGAATAGACGCAGTTCAAGCGGATGCAGCACGTCCTCGCTGTCGTGCAGGACGACGCCGGCGAAGGTCATGCCATGGGTTTTCTCATGGAGGAAAATCGCCTGGATCACCCAGTTCAAGCAGTCGGCCTTGCAGGTCGGCCCGGCATGGGGCACTTCCACGCGGTGCAGTTGTTTGTAACGCCTGCGCATCCGCTCGACTTCGTCGATGGTGCGCTGGTCGTTGATGTACGTACCAACGAAGACCACGTAGTTCTGGTAGTCGAGTGTCGAGACCATGTTCTCGATCATCGGTGCGATGACGTCGTATTCCAGCCAGGCCGGCACCATGATCGCCAGGGGCTGTTCGTCCCGGGCCAACAATTGCTCGACGGTCAGTGGCCGGTAGCGACGGTTCACGGTGAACTTGCGGTACAGGCGACGAGACCAGTACCACAGGTCAATGATCAGATCGTCCAGGCTGGAGATCAGGATCAGTACCGCGACCACGATGGTCGCGGCTTCCAGGTAGTTGTAGTAGTGGGCCAGCCAATAGGGCCAATAAAGCGACGTCATCGAAGGGTACCGTTACTGGCGATTGCGACGGGCGCTACGGCCTGCCAGCAACAAGAGGAGGAACAGGATAATGGCGCCTGGAATCAGCCAGAGCAGCGACGGTTTGCGCCAGGCATCCAGCCCCTTGGGTTCCTCGCGGCCGATCAACAGGCTGCCGCTGGGGTCCTGGGTATCGAGGATCGCCACGGCGCCGTTGTTGCCCAGAATCGCCACGTCGCCACGGGTCAGCACGATTGGCTTGGCCAGGCTTGGCGGCTGATTGCCCAGGGTCCGATAGACCAGCCCGTATTGGCCCGAGCTCTGCACCACTTGCAGCGAGGCCAATTGGTTGAGGGGCTGTATGTCCAGCAGCGCTTGGTCCTTGTGGTTGATGCGCAGGCGACCCTGCTCGTCGACCTGGACCGATTCCTGGCTGCCCTTGAGCGCCAACTCGAAGGCCAGGAAGGCTTTGTCCGGGCTGACGACGGCTTTTGGATCAGCGCTCACCTTGAGCTGCGCTCGCAGCGGCGATACACCGCTGGCATCAGCCACCGCAATGACCCGCGCCAGGCTGCTGGCCGGTTGGTCGAGGTAGGCCTGGGGCACCAGGATCTGGGTGTCGGCGGCGAAGCGTGCGGCCAGGCCGGAGAAATCGTCGTCCAGCGAGGTTTTTTCCACGACAATATGGCTGGTCGGCAGGACCGACACTGGGAAGGCTTGCGGCGTTTCCAGGCAGCGGTCGCTGACCGGCTGACGTTGGAACGACACGCGCAATATGTTCTGCGACCCCAGGGCGTAACGTGGGATATGGGCCTGGATGCGTTGCGATTCACCGTTGGGGGTCAGTTGCTGCGCACCAATCAGGAAGTCATTGAAAAACAGTGAAGCCACCGGTGCCGTATCGGAAGCCCCCGGGGCGGCGGAGACGTCCACCACGGCCGTGACGGGCAGGCGACCGTCATAAGCGACACTGCCCAGGGGAAACGTAGTGCTCCAGTCGAAGCGTGACGCCACGTCGAAAGTGCCGGGGGCGCCGCCCAGTCGCGACAGGACCACACGGCCGTCTTCGCTCAACGGCGTTTGCGCTTCGCTCACGGTCAATTGGCGACTTCGCGCCAGTTTGCTCCAGGCCGTACCGAGCAGGGACAAGGCTTTGCCGGTGGATTCTGGGGCGATCATCAGCACCGGGCGAGTGCCCAGCAGGGCCAGGCGTACGTTGTCAGTGCCGGCGCCTGCGAGTGCTGCGTTGATGTGCTGTTCGCGCCACTGGGTCAGTGCGCTGGCCGCAGTCGTGTCGAGTCCCTGGACCTGGCTTTGCAACGCGTCCAGGGATTGGTTGATAGCTTTGAGCAGCGCAGGCTCGTTGATCGCCAGGTCAGCCTGGACGTTCGGGGTCTGGCCTAACACCAGCAGTGCGCCGATCTCGGCCGGGTTGGCCAAGGTGTGCGGGCCTTTGCCATTAAGGCTGGCGAAGGCCGGAATGCTCAATAACTCGGCAGGGATGTGCAGGTTGCCCAGGTCCACGCTGTCTTGCACGGCGGGGAAGGGCAGGATGCGGCTGTGTTTGCCGATGCGCTCCAGCGCCACGCCCAGGCGCCAGGCTGAATCGTAGCTGGCGGCGGACAATGAACCGGGCGCAACGAGAATGCCGGGCTCGCCGGGCAGGGCCGCCCAGGCCGCACCGACGTCGCGCAACTGGCTGGCGTCGTAGCTGTAGTTCAGGCGTGTTTCAGGTTGGATGCGCAGCACATTACCGATGACCCGATCGTCTTCGCACAATGGTCGAGACACTATCGAGGACCAGGCAACGCCCAGGCGCACCAGACCGTTGTCACGTGCGGCCTTGTCGACGCCGAGCCTGGCGCTGGCATCGCCTTGTGCCTCGCTGAGCCCTTCGGCACGCACCGGGTAGCCGTCGAGGGACAGCAGCAGGGTGTTGCGGCCGCCTTCGCCATTGAGGTAGCTGGCGTCCAGTTGCAGCGTCGCGTCTTCGAGGGTAACGCCGGCGGGGACCGGCAGGTAGAGCTCGCGGCGGGCGTCGCTGGCGCTCAAGAGGATCGGCGCCGTGATGCCCAGGTCGCTCAAGCGAACCTCACGTGTCTGGCGGGTATCAGCGTTGAGTCGATGAATGGCCTGGGTCAGCGGGCTGTCCGCGGCCAGGGCAAAGGTCGGCATGAGCGCGAGCAGGCTCAAGCCACAGGCAAGGGCGCTGAGCGCACCCGTAGGGATGGCAACGGAAGGCTTCATTCAGGCAAGTCTCGATCTGATAAGGGGAATAGCAGTTGTTCAGTTGAAATCGGCGAGCAGCTCGCGTGGCTCGGACAGCGACCGATAGACGGGCTGCCGTTGGGCAGGCAGCGGGGCCACGACAAAGTCGTCGACCGGGGCGGCCCATCAAGGTATCGACGATGCGTTGGCTGGCCTTGCCGTCGCCATAAGGATTGGCCGCTTGTGAGGCGCGGCGCCATGACGCGTCATCGTCGAACAGCGCATCCACGCCGGCGATGATCGATGCCGGCGAGGTGCCGACCAGGCGCACCGTGCCCGCCGCCACTGCTTCCGGGCGTTCGGTGACGTCGCGCATCACCAGCACCGGTTTGCCCAGGGACGGCGCTTCTTCCTGCACGCCACCGGAGTCGGTGAGGATGACATGGGCGTGTTGCATCAGGCGCACGAACGCCAGGTAGTCCAGCGGCTTGATCAAATGCACATTGAGCAACTCGCCCAGTTGCTCGGTCACCGGGCCCAGCACGTTGGGATTGAGGTGCACCGGGTAGACGATCTGGATATCCGGGCGCTGGGCCAGGTGGCGCAGGGCCTTGCAGATGTCGAGGAAGCCCTCGCCGAAGTTTTCCCGGCGGTGGCCGGTCACCAGCAGCAGTTTGCGTCCGGTCTGCAGGAACGGGAACTGTTGGTCCAGTTCGCTACGCAACCGGGCATCGTCGTTGATGCGCCGGGCCGTCAGTTGCAGCGCGTCGATCACGGTGTTGCCGGTCACCAGGCAACGGCCTTGCAGGCGTTCCCCCAGCAAGTTATCGCGGGACTGTCCGGTGGGGGCGAATAGCAGATCGGCGCCGAGGTCGATGCACCGTCGGTTCATTTCTTCCGGCCAAGGGCTGTAGATGTCTCCGGTGCGCAGGCCGGCTTCCACATGGCCGACGGGGATGCGTCGATGGAAGGCGGCCATCGAAGCCACCATGGCCGACGTGGTGTCGCCGTGAACCAGCACCCGATCCGGCCGGGTTTGTTCCAGCACCGGGTCGATGGCGGCGTACAACGCGGCGGTCAGGGAGTTGAGAGTCTGGTGCGGCGTCATCACGTCGAGGGTGAAATCGGCCTTGAGCTCGAACAGATCCAGTACCTGCTTGAGCATGCTCTGATGCTGGCCGGTGACGCAGATCAGCGACTCGATGCCCGGTTCGGCGGCAAGGGCCTTGACCAAGGGCGCCATCTTGATGGCCTCCGGACGGGTGCCGAAGATCGAGAGGATCCTGATGCGTGGATGATGAGTTGCGATGACGCCCTTCCTCGCGCAGTTTGCTGCGCCGCACAACAGCCCGCCCGGACGCGATGGGGGCGTTCGAGCAAACAAGCGATTTAAGTTAAGTTGGCCCGGTGTCAGACAGCGGCTTGACGTGCACAGGAAGTGACGTAGTGGCATCTTGAAGTTCGGGGCGGAGAATTAATAGCACCAAACATCGTGAGCGCAAAGGTTTATATGAATAAGTTGATTAATAATTTTTTAAAGGTGTTTTGGTGGTGGAGCAAAGGTTGGATTTCTGATTTTTTTAACTTCAATTAGCTATTGATATTAAAGGTATTTTTTGTATTTTCGTGCCTGTTTAATACTCGATTGATACTAAAAGGCGTGGCGCCGTGATTTTTTTGGCGCCTTATTTTACGTTGTTCCCAAATGCGGCGTGCCACTGGAATGACGCCTGTAAGTCGTCGTGGTAACGGCTTTAAGAACTAATGAGTTGGTCGCGAACTTAATTATCTATTGAAAGTTCAATTTATTTTGAGTTTTTATATTAAATAAAATGGATCCATTCCAAATGCAAA from Pseudomonas beijingensis includes the following:
- a CDS encoding glycosyl transferase family protein; amino-acid sequence: MTSLYWPYWLAHYYNYLEAATIVVAVLILISSLDDLIIDLWYWSRRLYRKFTVNRRYRPLTVEQLLARDEQPLAIMVPAWLEYDVIAPMIENMVSTLDYQNYVVFVGTYINDQRTIDEVERMRRRYKQLHRVEVPHAGPTCKADCLNWVIQAIFLHEKTHGMTFAGVVLHDSEDVLHPLELRLFNYLLPRKDMIQLPVVSLERNWYEWVAGVYMDEFAEWHGKDLVVRESMTDTVPSAGVGTCFSHRALRVLAGETENQPFNTDSLTEDYDVGARLAKVGMNAIFVRFPVQFRVLRKSWFRKPYESTLTMPLCVREFFPDTFRTAFRQKARWTLGIGLQGWEQMGWNGSLANRYLLFRDRKGVVTAFISIIAYAILVQLLGLIILRNSGLWDVSFPTPFETSSVIKYLLLANGVALAWRILHRYYFTTVLYGWQHGLLSIPRMLVGNFVNFMAAARAWRMFLVGKVMNRKLVWDKTMHDFPSTDLVAIAPRRLGSVLLSWQAITDTHLQSALDEQQSRNVPLGRILLNNGWLDDETLAEAIAFQNDLPRVFDVAEKTAASTSSLTSEFALRWRAIPLGPNGEGREQIAVANPLSDEGLQQVSAELGGEPVQLIARESEILALLRQLPARNGHAVPNASAPLLGDLLIEMGLLDRDQFSRAMLQYRPQHHGRIGDYLVDSGVLPRATIEQVVARQHNLYPTELPA